In Thermodesulfobacteriota bacterium, one DNA window encodes the following:
- a CDS encoding methylmalonyl-CoA mutase yields the protein MRVWKTRILLAKPGADCHDRGAHVLVQAFKDAGMEVIYTGLYQTPKM from the coding sequence ATGCGAGTGTGGAAAACAAGGATTTTACTGGCGAAGCCTGGGGCAGATTGTCATGATAGGGGGGCTCATGTGCTGGTTCAGGCGTTCAAAGATGCTGGTATGGAGGTTATTTACACGGGGCTTTACCAGACTCCAAAGATG